Proteins encoded within one genomic window of Bos mutus isolate GX-2022 chromosome 9, NWIPB_WYAK_1.1, whole genome shotgun sequence:
- the TTLL2 gene encoding LOW QUALITY PROTEIN: probable tubulin polyglutamylase TTLL2 (The sequence of the model RefSeq protein was modified relative to this genomic sequence to represent the inferred CDS: deleted 2 bases in 1 codon): MAEDEPPGASLKPLVFRVDETTPEVVQSVLLERGWSKFDQQERNMEDWNLYWRTSSFRMAEHVNVKPWQCLNHHPGTTRLTRKDLLAKHLRHMERLYGAPLYEFLPPTFVMPSDYSKFVAEYFKEKQALDAKLSYWICKPAELSRGRGIIIFSDIKNLIFADTCIIQKYICNPLLVGRYKCDLRVYVCVTGFKPLTIYIYQEGLVRFATEKFDLGNLQNSYAHLTNSSINRSGASYEKIKEVVGSGCKWTLSRFFSYLRSWDVDDLLLWQKINRVVILTVLAIAPSVPFAANCFELLGFDILIDDNLKPWLLEVNYSPGLSLDCSADVSVKRRLIHDTIELMHLHSLRNERKESCSAANGSPSVSLARKDRGRGRDLPHESFSNGSRRAFSKDGTPGEKGVTACPENQHTCQPRAVLSRQEVRPPMREPPKAKPKARARHPALKTLIPRVSLIQARGREKGLSLCVQPDSSWVPGPQAGNFVLIFPFNEATFGASRNGLNVRRIIQELQKLTHKQCSQAAEEKTKRK; this comes from the exons ATGGCCGAAGATGAGCCTCCAGGGGCCAGTCTGAAGCCCCTGGTGTTCCGGGTGGACGAGACCACCCCCGAGGTGGTGCAGAGTGTCCTCCTGGAGCGCGGCTGGAGCAAGTTTGACCAGCAAGAGCGGAACATGGAGGACTGGAACCTCTACTGGAGGACCTCCTCCTTCCGGATGGCTGAGCATGTCAACGTCAAGCCCTGGCAGTGCCTGAACCACCACCCGGGCACCACCAGGCTCACCAGGAAGGACCTCCTGGCCAAACACCTGCGCCACATGGAAAGGCTGTACGGCGCCCCGCTGTATGAGTTCCTCCCCCCCACGTTCGTCATGCCCAGTGACTACAGCAAGTTCGTGGCTGAGTACTTCAAGGAGAAGCAGGCGCTGGACGCCAAGCTCAGCTACTGGATTTGCAAGCCCGCAGAGCTCTCTCGAGGACGCGGAATCATCATTTTCAGTGACATTAAAAACCTGATCTTTGCCGACACGTGCATCATACAGAAATACATCTGCAACCCTCTACTTGTCGGGAGATACAAGTGTGACCTCCGCGTCTACGTGTGCGTCACTGGCTTCAAGCCGTTGACCATCTACATTTATCAGGAAGGCCTGGTGCGCTTTGCCACAGAAAAGTTTGACCTCGGCAATCTGCAGAACAGCTATGCCCACTTGACCAACAGCAGCATCAACAGGTCGGGGGCCTCGTATGAGAAGATCAAAGAGGTGGTGGGCAGCGGCTGCAAGTGGACCCTCAGCCGCTTCTTCTCGTACCTGCGGAGCTGGGACGTGGACGATCTGCTCCTCTGGCAGAAGATCAACCGCGTGGTGATTCTCACCGTGCTGGCCATCGCGCCCTCCGTGCCCTTCGCGGCCAACTGCTTCGAGCTCTTAGGATTCGACATCCTCATCGATGACAACTTGAAGCCGTGGCTGTTGGAGGTCAACTACAGCCCGGGCCTGTCCCTTGACTGTTCGGCGGACGTGTCCGTGAAGAGGAGGCTCATCCACGACACCATCGAGCTGATGCACTTACACAGTCTCAGAAACGAGCGGAAGGAGAGCTGTAGTGCTGCAAACGGAAGTCCCAGCGTCTCCCTCGCTCGGAAAGACAGAGGTCGGGGCCGCGACCTTCCTCACGAGTCCTTCTCAAAC GGGAGCAGAAGAGCGTTCAGTAAGGATGGAACTCCTGGGGAGAAAGGGGTCACAGCGTGCCCTGAAAACCAGCACACCTGCCAGCCCCGAGCAGTGCTGAGCAGGCAGGAGGTACGTCCGCCGATGAGGGAGCCTCCCAAAGCCAAGCCGAAGGCCAGGGCCAGGCACCCGGCCCTCAAGACGCTCATCCCCCGCGTGTCGCTCATCCAGGCCCGCGGCCGGGAGAAGGGCCTCTCCCTGTGCGTGCAGCCGGACAGTAGCTGGGTGCCCGGTCCCCAGGCAGGCAactttgttctcatttttcctttcaacGAAGCTACTTTTGGAGCATCTAGGAACGGACTCAATGTCAGGAGGATAATTCAAGAGCTCCAGAAACTAACGCATAAGCAGTGTTCTCAAGCggcagaagagaaaacaaaaagaaaatag